TGCTGGTtatgatcaaattgatacccaatatttcaaagacagAAAGATCCAGGTCACTAATGTCCCAGAATTGGTCAATGACTCAACAGCAGATACTCATGTTTTCTTGCTGTTAGGTGCCTTGAGAAACTTCGAATACGGTCAACGTAATTTGCTTGCAGGTAAATGGCCTTCTGTCGGTGCCGCAGGTGGTGCTCCAGTTGGTAATGACCCCGAAGGAAAGGTCGTTGGTGTGCTTGGTTTGGGTGGTATTGGTCGCACGATCGTCAAGAGATTGCAACCATTCGGATTCTCCAAGTTTCTCTACCACAACAGGAATAGATTGAGTccagagcttgaaaatGGTTGTGAATACGTCTCATTTGATGAACTATTGGCTCAATCCGATATTATCTCCGTCAATATTCCACTGAACAAGAACACAAGACATATTTTGGATGCTAAGAcatttgaaaagatgaaggatGGTGTTGTTGTGGTTAACACTGCTCGTGGTGCTGTCATTGATGAAGCCGCTTTCATtaatgctttgaaatcagGTAAGGTTAGGGCCGCTGGTTTGGATGTCTTCGAACATGAACCACAAGTCCCACAGGAATTGCTAGATATGCCTCAAGTTTTGGGTCTGCCTCACATGGGTACCAACTC
The window above is part of the Torulaspora delbrueckii CBS 1146 chromosome 3, complete genome genome. Proteins encoded here:
- the GOR1 gene encoding glyoxylate reductase (similar to Saccharomyces cerevisiae GOR1 (YNL274C); ancestral locus Anc_1.75), whose protein sequence is MSVKPVVLRLGKVAYANDAWKNLSKIANVVTIPETTTREEFLKTLKDPKSEVSKAQIITRTFASVKQTGRFDEELAQSLPKSVVAVCHLGAGYDQIDTQYFKDRKIQVTNVPELVNDSTADTHVFLLLGALRNFEYGQRNLLAGKWPSVGAAGGAPVGNDPEGKVVGVLGLGGIGRTIVKRLQPFGFSKFLYHNRNRLSPELENGCEYVSFDELLAQSDIISVNIPLNKNTRHILDAKTFEKMKDGVVVVNTARGAVIDEAAFINALKSGKVRAAGLDVFEHEPQVPQELLDMPQVLGLPHMGTNSFETIKHMEEFIVENVENIIKKGRGITIVPELKGESWIDESKPLA